The stretch of DNA GATAATCATGATGAAAGGCTCCTGGTCGGACCGAAACGCGAAGAGACAATAATGGAACTCATAGAAGCTGTCCGACCGGGAGAGGAGACCCCGAAAACCTTCCTGCATATCGCAAAGAAGGCTTTGAATCATACGGACAAACCCGGCAGGTTCACTGGTATCGAGGCACTGGGCATCCTCAAGGCCGACGTGGACAACCTGGGGCTGGTCTTTGCTTGCGGCCTCAGACACAACAGCCTCTCACGCCTGGCAACACTCAGCAGGCAGATGAACCATTTCTTCTGTATCTTTCTGCCGTATGCTCTGAGCACAAAAGACGAGTTCAGGGACATCTACACGATCTTTGCCGGAGGCGACGACCTTTTTCTGGTGGGGCCTTGGAACAGGATTGTTGATTTTTCATCATACCTGAACAGTTCATTCAGAAGTTATGTGTGCGGCAATGACCAAGTCACGATCTCGGCGGGTATGAGCGTGAACAGACCTGGTGAGCCGGTCCCATCCATCGCTGACAAATCTGAGGCTGCCCTTGGGAAATCAAAACGGAATGGCCGAGACTCGGTCACGCTTTTTGGTGAGCCAGTAAAATGGGCGCAGTTCCAAGAACTGAACGGAGTGAAGGAGGCTATCGAAGCCTGGATGGACAGACCTATTATTAACAACGCCATGCTTTTCAGGCTGAATGCATTCTCCAATCTGGCAAAACAGGAGAAATACCTCTTGAGCCTGAAGGAAGGGATTGACATTGAAGAATGGAACTGCCTTAAATGGCGAGCCACTTTCAAATATACTCTGGCCAGAAATGTGGGCAAGAACTTGAAGGGCAACGAAAGAACGGAGGCTATGAAAGAGGTGGAAAAAGCTGTCGACTGGTTTGCGCAGTACGGCGGCGCTATGAAGATTCCTGTATGGCAGGTCATCTACAACCGAAGATAGGAGGCGACATGGGAGGATTTTGGAAAGACAAGAGCAAGAAACAGATTGATCCGGACTTGTTTTCTAAAACCGCAGAGACTTTGGCCAGGAAGATATCGGAAGAAGGGAGCAGCAAGCTGAACAAACCCACTCAGATACGGAAATTCTATGACGAGGTGGTACGGTTTGACAGCATATTAAAAAATAACCCCGGAGATTTCGATAACATTCTGCCTTATCTCAGAATGCTCAACGCAAAAGCGGCTTACGCAGCGGGCCGGGATTTGATTTCGGCGGGGTTCAAGGACTTCATTTCGAGTTCGTTGAACCAAGTCAAGGACAAGGATGACTTTGATGCCTTTGCGGGATTGTTTGAAGCATTTATAGGGTACTACAAGTTCTTTAGACCTTCTGAAGGAGGGGGAAGATGAGACTTACGAAAATCAAAAGGCTTGAAGGAACCATTACTCTAAAGAGTGGTCTACACATCGGTTCGGGCAATATGGAAATGCATATAGGCGGCACTGACAGTCCGGTGATAAAGCATCCCCATACGTTGGAGCCGTATATCCCTGGGTCCTCGCTAAAGGGAAAGGTCAGGGCGCTGCTCGAAATGGAGAGCGGGCTGATGCTTCACACCAAGGGAGACGTGGTGTCAAGTAAGACATTGGAAGCAAAAGAGGTCAAGGCTAACACGGAGTTGACAGATAAGTGTGAGGGAATTCTGAAGGTCTTTGGGTCAAGCGGCGCAGATAGAGAGGACGAAACGGGGTTCGGACCCACCAGAGTCTCTTTCGCGGACTGTTATCTGGATGACGTCTGGAAGAACAAGGCCAGGGATAATCGTTGGCTGCTGACAGAAGAGAAATCTGAGAACGTTATTAACAGGATCAAAGGCACCGCTGAACATCCAAGGTTTATCGAAAGAGTCCCGGAAGGCACAGTGTTCAGATTTCTGGTCACGTTTAAGGTGTTGCAGGATGGAGATGAAGCCCTCTTTGACGGAGTGCTCCTCAAAGGGCTCAAACTCCTTGAGATGGACGCGCTCGGGGGAAGCGGAAGCAGAGGTTACGGAAGGATCGGCTTTGAGTTCAACGATGGGGAAACAAATGCCAGATTCAAGACATTGAATCCGTTTTAGGAGGTATAGATTGAAGGTCTATGAAATTACCGTAAAACCTGTGAGCGGGTTTGGTACGCCTTTGAAAGGTGACACAATCTTCGGGCATTTTTGCTGGCAGATTGCCTACGACAAAGCGCTCGTTCGAAGCTCCATTGACGCTATCCTTTCAAGCTATCATACAATGCCTTTTGCCGTTTTTTCATCTGCTTATCCCAAATTGTGCATCGGGACCCAGTATCACTATGTCCTCAGAACGCCAAGCCTTCCGATCGAGAAGATTTTCACTTTGCCGGACAGCAAATGCGAGAGAATCCGGACACGTAAGGCCTATAAGAGCAAGGTGTGGATGGTGGTCCCAGAAGGAGGGAAGTTCTCTTCCCTCAAAGAACTGGAATTCCTGAGTGACCAAGAATTGCTCGATCGGGCGCGCGCCAACGTCAGTGAAGAAACCAAGAGGCACATGAGGCGGCGCTTGCGCGGGAACTTCACCGAGGACTTCCGCCAATTCCACAATACAATAGACCGGTTGACCGGTACAACAGGCGAAGGCCGTTTTGTCCCCTTTATGGCCGAACAACGGGTCTATTATCCGGAGACCGAACTGGCGGTATTCGTTGGTATCGATGAGACCGTACTGAGTATCGAACAGGTCATGACCGGACTTCAGCGAATCGGCGATCTTGGTTTCGGTAGAGATGCGTCTACGGGGTGCGGTCGGTTTGAAATCTGCGATGAGTGCGAAATAAACCTGTCCGAAATGGGAAGCGGCGCTCCCAATGCCTGTTACACCCTTGGCCCGTGTGTCCCGGAAAATGATACATTCACGGAGATGTTATTCACGCCCTTCACAAGGTTCGGAAGACATGGCGATGTTTTGGCGAAATCTGTTAATCCGTTTAAGAATCCCATCATCATGGCAGATGAAGGAGGGGTCTTCAAGCCAAAGATCCGGGACGTCTTCAAGAAACCTTACATCGGAAGCGCTGTTCGGGGCATCTCAAAAGCCCAGTCGGAGGCCGTCAGCCAGGGGTACTCCCTGTATATTCCCGTGAACGTGGAGGTTTAGGAGATGGTGAACGTATTGAATGTCAGACTCCATATTGTTTCGCCTGTGCATATCGGATGCGGGGATGTGTACGAACCGACGAGTTTTGTGATCGATGAACGGCGGCAGAAACTAATAGAATTCGATCCGATAGATTTCATTCGA from Thermodesulfobacteriota bacterium encodes:
- the csm2 gene encoding type III-A CRISPR-associated protein Csm2, whose translation is MGGFWKDKSKKQIDPDLFSKTAETLARKISEEGSSKLNKPTQIRKFYDEVVRFDSILKNNPGDFDNILPYLRMLNAKAAYAAGRDLISAGFKDFISSSLNQVKDKDDFDAFAGLFEAFIGYYKFFRPSEGGGR
- the csm3 gene encoding type III-A CRISPR-associated RAMP protein Csm3; this translates as MRLTKIKRLEGTITLKSGLHIGSGNMEMHIGGTDSPVIKHPHTLEPYIPGSSLKGKVRALLEMESGLMLHTKGDVVSSKTLEAKEVKANTELTDKCEGILKVFGSSGADREDETGFGPTRVSFADCYLDDVWKNKARDNRWLLTEEKSENVINRIKGTAEHPRFIERVPEGTVFRFLVTFKVLQDGDEALFDGVLLKGLKLLEMDALGGSGSRGYGRIGFEFNDGETNARFKTLNPF